The Silene latifolia isolate original U9 population chromosome Y, ASM4854445v1, whole genome shotgun sequence sequence aattggagttgcgcatcccaatagACGAAGTTTCAACCGTTcatttcaagtttacatcgatccataaaggatcggagccaaaaAGCCTTGGGGAGTGGTGGAGCGTTTGCACTAGTTGATGCGGATGAAATCGGAGTATTCATTGCTtactaatcaaattgactacaaaatagaaaatgaaggaattataaacatttatcatctttaaaacttgtaaatattttaaacaagtttAACTTTTATATAGTGACcactacccaactataataaatgattccgagacccaaaattcatattaacttggatgtgagccaacgggccctctacatctttactaatataacttggtagattaaccctcttaaccgattctacaattagaactctcggtcaatGATTTTCTattaaattcatctttagcccgaaccttttgcggctacggtcgcaaaataccttcgttaagcttaaccaaattttcgaagtgtgataactacttattaccccacttatcCAACGTTAATAGAAGCACCACGAAAAATTGTATTGTACTCCTCATGAAATttagattcatgggctcctactatttggtaaggctaagtctcaatcttttaaaagtaaaggtcttgtcaatttattatctatcaattttaagtgaactaaaagtcGAATTctcgataattgtaattgacacggtcgatgactcgatatgatatgcatgtgctGTTATggtgatttggcaatgcatgcaacatatttaaagaaatgcaaaacaaacaataaattcctaatatggccttcctaaaatagaaaatcaaataatctattatatattcggaaaccaactcctttggtcccttaaatCTCCAAGTGGCATGCCTCCCAATAACACCGTCTTTATCGGAACGtttttccgaatggcaccgtcttgaagcaactccgggattacaaataataataaaaatacaaagctattcctgtTATAcctttgtaatatgaaaaactagtaaaaataaaagtgatacgagatcatattaaattacaaccgaatcaatatcccctttcattacgggtaatatcgattaaaactaaggcctaagataaaattacataaataaaatatgacattcaacaatgaaatatgcaacattataatatatGTCTATCAtaccaaattatgtgccaaatcgccctatttaacttatatcgattatataacccggttttatggaaatgcacgattttaacttattaaaatcgtaaattaataataaaatctaattttagtccaatttaattatcctaacacttttaggtctcaaaaattagtcatcactcaatttttgacaataattcaacttgatttaattttatgctcattttttatcctaaaatcataacatttatgaaattaatccaaattaaattacaataacttcaaaatttgaattttaaatttttttaacaTTCTGTAATATATCAATGACACTcaaaatgtcaaaaatcatggttaaaattttcgaatttatttcgagcaaaatgtagttgtgatttatcggttttatcaaataaaacatctaaagtatacaaaaattaatcaaatcaattttacaactttagatctgataattgGGATAtatatgcaacctaaaataattttcttatgCCATGTATTTcgtttagctatttatgctaaaatagtcactatttaaacaatttttactctaaaaattcataaatcatgcaaaatgaattcagttcatcttaaattttacacacagtgagtaaaatatgcatgtgacaacatatttaaatttcatggcctatttcgaagtttaactatacttaaccattttacctccatttaattcatttttatctcattaaaatcataaatcatgcaatattaatcacattaatacgaaattttacatacaataattaaaatatgcatgtgaggtcatataaaatttttaaGGTCAtagacttagtttaactatttttagcattttaatttccattttagtcataaaaatgtaataaaataactaaaaatcattaaaatgagcaataaaataccataaatcataaaaatgaccttaaaaattttaggaccataatGTACAATATGCATCaatatttcgtggctttatctaataaatcacaaatttttagttttaattaagttactaataactcggaaaaactataaatcgattatgcatgcaacatcttatgctctgataccaattgataggttcatatacctattattagactcttctaatagtgaactaattaacatattaatatgagttcattagatctagtgcatgcataactaaataagagataaaataagaaaaacaatgttctttacattgttatatggctcgaaataagggcacattccttatttgttcttgagcttaaatgtaatggatgatcctccttaatcccaagtattgagatcctcctcttgattgcacccaaaacaaatcccttaaactaatatattaactaactagattaatatagtagtatccttaaaataattctagTAATATtctttattactacactagtaatcttatattgaaaTTAGAATCTTGAATGAAAAATTTTTGAGGTTTCTAAAACCATTTAGAGAGATATATTTTGAGAGGATGAATAATAATGATATGTAAAATTGTATCATATGAAAATAGAGAACAAACTCTCTATTTGTTTAAGGGGAGTCGGTTGTGGGGAAGAagaagaccaatgcatggtccttcccttttttcttttgttcttcacgGGGATTGTTGGTGCAAGACTAGGTTATAGGTTACTCAATATATTTGCCATACAATATAAACAAATACAAACAAACCCATTTCCCACTACCAAAAACCGGTGCCCTTCcttaaaatggacttccattttattattttcaattgtcacacaatatgtcacatgtagtatgtaacatgttattaattaatttaatgcatatttatcaaataaatatcattatatacattaattaaattacatataacaaattgtctagtgattcttgatcgcataaataaaatgggttatataattataattcacaacatattgtaattataattaaccattcattcttatctcaattgtttcataaacaataatcaattttagtaataaaatattttaattactaaaagaaatcttatttaatcaaattacaataagatataaatattctctctcacaaatgaattgttcaattttaaggaattgattaacttgtatcgtcatacaattaatcaacttgtctattaagggaattgtcctataggtgtgaccttaagggaccaactgatcaccaccgtcaaacgacagtaatttcaaactctagttattcaatcattactgattaatgttgatcagttgactatataaatgaatcatcccttacgtattcttaatttgagatttaaacatgtgatcgcactattattgaggacacatatACTCCAACAGTTTAAAGTAAAACAGACTGTGTTCTACTTAAGGGACTCAGCCGAAGAGTGATGGGATAAGGTGAAAGATAATACTTTGGATATCTATCTGAAACATGGTGAGACCGCAATTCTGTGGTCCGAGTTCAAAAGAGCTATGAGAAATGAGTTTGTTCCGGAGCATGTTCGCAGCAAGATGCAGGATGAGTTCGATTCTTTAAGATGACTTGGGACATGACCGTGATAGAGTACTACCATAAGTTCAACGAGAAGtcgaggtatgctgaggataaGGGACTAACTGCGGTGAACTTAGCACTTCGATTGGAGAAAGGGCTAACTTACAAGATCATGGAAAAGCTACCGGCGGGGACTCTTACCAATGTGAAGGAGGTCTATGAGAGAGTTGGAAGGGCTAAAAGGTTGGTCGAACTTGCTAAAGAAACTAAGGAGGAGAGCTCAGggaagaggaaggctgacagtGATGGCGGTAATCAATCTGGTTACAAGCGTGGTAACCACAATCAGTCGAAGGCTTATTCTTCTGGGTTGGGATTCAGTGGAGGATCTTCTTTCGTTTGTAGTGGTCGTAGTGGTAGTGGTAACTAGAgtattgttggggctggtgtcctctacagttagtgcaatgacatataaatctctaaaaggattaaagggtatacttttgtattattatcagttggtccacgtttatcaataacggttggcttgctagataagtttgacgttattgtcatactgatggcggtgatcaactggtccctaaaagtcacacctataggatacgtttgagagatgtgatagtatgaaaatacagtcatgttgatgcctaatatgactaagcagttagtcggagttattgactagtaattagtcaaacgcgatgttgagataattatttaatacggattaaataataatggctaaggtgaattaaacagttaattcgtaaattaaatataaacgattatatttaattaatgtatattgaattaattaattatataatattgtcattgtcggacaagtattaatatatcgactgagtcatgttattagttgatattttaatatccgatgacggatgacgatttataattaaaacccgtcatatacattttagcgattcgattcggaccacgagttaaataaggagaaagtggaaaagcccactccctccttgGCACACGGTTTGGACGAGATTAACAAAAGGAgagggcttctctccttttgacctaagcattttcatttgcacaaaaattaggtttttggaggcattctctctgaaaacctagatctcacatcgaaaactcacaaaaactctctcaatattgcaaggcaattagagagtaatttctagcacaaggggcatagtctcagacgatcttgggtgcaacgattaggaggaaatctatattgatttctgttcattaggccgaattgcacaaggacccgaggttgattcttgttctttatcgtttttctcttgtttttcgtttatgaccattaatcgcatgttaaagttacgttatagtcctaaaatttaagggaattttacggatatttccctacaagtatcgcatgttttaactgtggcggtgttggCCACAAGAGGCATAAGTGTACTAGTGTTGCTGGGAAAGGCTTTCAGAGATAGTCTCCGGGGAACTATTCTCAGGGACCGACGCAGAGTTATGCAAGTTATCGGCCAACTGGGTCGTGGAACAACCAAGGTGGTAGTTCCTATCAGCGTCCGGTGATTGATGCTAATCAGGCATCAGCTGCCAAGTCTACTGTATCGGCTAGTATGGTGCAAGGAGAAGGCCAGAAGAACAGCGGTAAAATTTTCATGATGAATAAGCAAGCTGCGGAGGATGATGCGCAAGTGGTCGCCGGTACATTTCTTGCTAACAACGTTCCtacttttgttttatttgattcaggGGCGTCACACTCTTTCGTATCGTCAAGTCATGCTAAGTCTATGGGGTTGGGGAAGTTTGTGTCTGTAAAAGATGATGTTTTAATACCTTCTAGGGAGTCAGTGGCATGTGGAAAATTGTATAAAGGGGTATCCATGGTTATTGGATAAATTGATCTTCCAGTTGACTTGTTTGAGTTTCCTATgggtggttttgagatgatagtcgggatggactggttggggaagtataaagctagaatagactgtcaccaaaagaaagtatctttaagaggtcctaagggtgttagattgttttatcgtgggtttgttgtcaaacccaaagtcaaggtGATTGCAGTAGTGACACTGAAGTCTTATTTGAGGAAGAGGTGTCCTATGATCCTTTGccatgtgaaagatactcgcatGGTAGAGCTGACAGCagctgagataccagtggtgagaGAATTTAAAGATGTTTTCTCGGATGAGATACCGGGATTACCGCCGCAGAGAGATAtcgatttcagtgtggagttgaagcTAGGgatgggaccaatctctaaggccccgtaccgtatgggtcctaaggagttggaggagttgaagaaacagttgaATGAATTGATGAACAAGGGGTaaattagacctagtgtatcgccttaAGGTGCGCCAGTCCTATTTGTAAAGAAAAAGGATGGGAGCTTAAGGCTCTGTATCGACTACAGGGAGTTTAACCATGTTACAgggaagaataagtatcctttaccgaggatagatgatcttttttaccagtTGAGTGGAGCTGGCGTCTTTTCGAAGATTGATCTAAGGTCAGGGTACCATAAGTTGAGTattcgggatgaagacataccaaagacggcttttcgatcgcggtatggtcactatgaatatgtggtgatgccgtttgggttgactaatgtgCCAGCGGTGTTTATAGATCTGATGAATCGGGTTTTCAGCCAATACATGGTTCGGTTCGTGTTGGTATTTATAGAcaatatcttagtctattccagcactaaggaggagcacgaggagaACATACGATTGGTGTTGCAAACTCTACGCGACAAccagttgtatgccaagttgtctAAATGTGAATTCTAGTTGGGGAAAGtagcttttctgggccatgtcaTTTCTAAAGAGGGTGTAGCTGTTggtcctagcaagattgaggttGTGTCTAATTGGGAGGCGCCGAAGAATGTGGTtgagatcagaagtttcttgggtttggcttgATACTATCGCAGGTTCGTGAAGGACTTTTCAAAGATTGCCAGACCTTTggcagctttgatgaggaaagagaacaggtttcgctgCGATGAAAGTTGTGAGTCGGCGTTCCAAATATTAAAAGAGCGTTTGACTACAGCTCCAGTTTTGGCTTTACCCGAGGGGAGTGGGAATTTTGAGGTGTATagggatgcttcaaagaatgggttgggttgtgtgttgaagCAGAACCGGAAAGTCATTGTCTATGCTTCTAGATAGCTGAAGTCTTATGAGAAGAATTATCTGACgtatgatctagagttgggtgcagttgtattTGCTCTAAAGATTTCGAGACACtgtctatatggggcgacctttaaggtgttttctgatcacaagagtttgaggtacatctatactcagaaggagttgaatatgcgatagaggaggtggatggagctcattggtgactatgacatggatattatctaccaagAAGGGAAGGCGAATGTTGTGGCAGGTGCGTTGAGTAGGAAGAGTCTGCATGCCCTATGCATAGCTATGTCACTAATGAGGTTGAAAGATGAAGTGaccaagatggggatacatgtgatccaGAAGCGGGATGCTAGAGGAGATTTGACAGTTGAACCAGAACTTTGTGATGATATTAGGAGGAAACAGgctcttgatcctaagattcaggagtggagggTTGGAGTATAGAAGGGGACattgtctcggttctctattcattctgatgggagtgttcggtttgatgggagatggtttGTACCTAAGGATGAGGAGATGAAGAAGATAA is a genomic window containing:
- the LOC141628916 gene encoding uncharacterized protein LOC141628916, with amino-acid sequence MDIIYQEGKANVVAGALSRKSLHALCIAMSLMRLKDEVTKMGIHVIQKRDARGDLTVEPELCDDIRRKQALDPKIQEWRDEEMKKIIMAKAHCTPYSVDPSGDKLYKDLKQTFWWPGMKMETAKFVARCLTCQRVKGEQQRPQGKIQSHEGS